From the Gramella sp. Hel_I_59 genome, one window contains:
- a CDS encoding trehalase family glycosidase, with product MNFRRYFKLFLLCLLIMFNSCKSSEDTVVANDDQEINILPPAELYGNLFYDVQTRAIFEDSKTFVDATPKYSVGLIRQRYDMLEDTTVSGMKTFLDQHFSIPEADLDFKSDSLQIGNHIKSLWEVLKRPANDSISGTLIPLPNDYIVPGGRFREVYYWDSYFTMLGLQVDGENEVIRNMVVNFAFLIDELGFIPNGNRTYYLGRSQPPFFSLMVDILADIEGEQVYAEFLNALVREHQFWMKGNNELKPGNASNRVVKLKVELS from the coding sequence ATGAACTTCCGAAGATATTTTAAGTTATTCCTGCTATGCTTACTAATTATGTTCAATAGTTGTAAGTCCAGTGAGGATACCGTTGTTGCCAATGATGACCAGGAAATTAATATACTGCCACCAGCCGAGCTCTACGGAAATTTATTCTACGATGTACAAACCCGGGCCATATTCGAGGACAGTAAGACTTTTGTTGATGCGACTCCTAAATATAGTGTAGGCCTTATACGGCAACGATATGATATGCTGGAAGATACTACCGTTTCGGGAATGAAAACCTTTCTGGATCAACATTTTAGTATTCCTGAAGCCGATCTGGACTTCAAAAGCGATAGTCTGCAGATAGGTAATCACATAAAGAGTTTATGGGAAGTGCTGAAAAGGCCTGCAAATGATAGTATTTCGGGAACTCTTATTCCGTTGCCAAATGATTATATAGTGCCGGGTGGTAGATTTCGTGAAGTTTATTACTGGGATAGCTATTTTACCATGTTAGGATTGCAGGTAGATGGTGAAAATGAGGTCATCAGGAACATGGTGGTAAATTTCGCATTCCTTATTGATGAACTAGGCTTTATTCCGAATGGGAATCGTACTTATTACCTCGGAAGATCTCAACCACCGTTCTTTTCTCTTATGGTCGATATTCTGGCTGATATTGAAGGCGAGCAGGTTTATGCCGAGTTTTTAAATGCATTGGTGAGAGAACATCAGTTCTGGATGAAGGGAAATAATGAACTCAAACCAGGGAACGCTAGTAATAGAGTCGTTAAGCTGAAGGTGGAACTGTCCTGA
- the sucC gene encoding ADP-forming succinate--CoA ligase subunit beta, whose product MNIHEYQGKEILSSFGVRIQRGTVATNAKEAVDAAKALTEQTGTGWHVIKAQVHAGGRGKGGGVKLAKNLKEVEEIAGEIIGMNLVTPQTSAEGKKVHQVLVAEDVYYPGDSEPEEYYMSVLLNRATGRNMIMYSTEGGMDIETVAEETPDLIFTEEIDPSTGLLGFQARRIAFNLGLSGKAFKEMTKFVMSLYEAFEKSDSSLFEINPVLKTSDDKIMAVDAKVTLDDNALFRHKDYAEMRDVREENATEVEAREVGLNYVDLDGNVGCMVNGAGLAMATMDLIKQAGGEPANFLDVGGTADAKRVEEAFRLILKDDKVEAILVNIFGGIVRCDRVAQGIVDASKNMGDAMNVPIIVRLQGTNADIAKELIDNSGLKVYSAVQFQEAADKVQEVLS is encoded by the coding sequence ATGAATATACACGAATATCAAGGAAAAGAAATTTTGAGCAGCTTTGGAGTCCGCATTCAACGTGGAACCGTAGCAACAAACGCTAAAGAAGCAGTAGATGCTGCGAAAGCACTTACCGAGCAAACCGGGACTGGATGGCATGTGATCAAAGCACAGGTTCATGCTGGTGGACGTGGTAAAGGTGGTGGTGTAAAACTTGCCAAAAACCTGAAGGAAGTTGAAGAAATCGCCGGAGAGATCATCGGGATGAATCTTGTAACTCCTCAAACTTCTGCGGAAGGGAAAAAGGTACACCAGGTTTTAGTTGCTGAAGATGTTTACTATCCTGGAGACAGTGAACCGGAAGAATATTATATGTCTGTTCTTTTAAACAGGGCTACCGGACGTAACATGATCATGTATTCTACTGAAGGTGGAATGGATATCGAAACTGTTGCTGAAGAAACTCCAGACCTTATATTTACTGAAGAGATTGATCCTTCTACAGGATTGCTTGGATTCCAGGCGCGTAGAATCGCTTTCAATCTTGGACTTAGCGGAAAGGCATTTAAAGAAATGACCAAATTCGTAATGTCTTTATATGAAGCTTTTGAAAAATCTGACTCTTCACTTTTCGAGATCAACCCTGTGTTGAAAACGAGTGATGATAAGATCATGGCAGTAGATGCTAAGGTAACATTAGATGATAATGCACTTTTCCGTCATAAGGATTATGCTGAAATGCGTGATGTTCGTGAAGAGAATGCTACTGAAGTTGAAGCAAGAGAAGTTGGACTTAACTACGTAGATCTTGACGGTAACGTTGGGTGTATGGTTAACGGTGCAGGACTTGCAATGGCAACTATGGACCTTATTAAACAAGCAGGTGGAGAGCCGGCTAACTTCCTTGATGTTGGTGGAACAGCTGATGCTAAGAGAGTAGAAGAAGCTTTCAGACTGATCTTGAAAGATGACAAAGTAGAAGCAATCCTGGTGAATATCTTTGGAGGAATCGTAAGATGTGACCGTGTTGCTCAGGGTATCGTAGACGCTTCCAAGAATATGGGAGACGCTATGAATGTGCCAATCATTGTTAGATTGCAAGGAACAAACGCAGATATCGCTAAGGAACTTATCGATAATAGCGGACTTAAAGTTTACAGTGCGGTACAATTCCAGGAAGCTGCAGATAAAGTTCAGGAAGTACTTTCCTAG
- a CDS encoding PH domain-containing protein: MGLLSSLLGNAGAIENSVIQEKYGKLLIDSEEVIAGFKIIRDTFIFTNKRLIIVDVQGLTGSKIEYFSVLYKSITRFSVETAGSFDLDAELKIWISGEQSPSISKRFNKKVDIYEVQKLLAEYTL; the protein is encoded by the coding sequence ATGGGTCTACTGTCCTCATTGCTTGGTAATGCCGGTGCTATAGAAAATTCAGTTATTCAGGAGAAATATGGCAAGTTGCTAATTGATTCTGAAGAAGTTATTGCTGGTTTTAAGATCATTCGAGATACTTTCATTTTCACTAACAAACGACTGATCATTGTAGATGTGCAGGGATTAACCGGAAGTAAGATTGAATATTTCTCAGTTCTATACAAAAGCATAACACGTTTTAGCGTGGAAACTGCTGGAAGTTTTGATCTGGATGCAGAACTTAAGATCTGGATTTCCGGGGAACAATCACCCAGTATTTCAAAGAGATTCAATAAGAAAGTTGATATCTATGAAGTTCAGAAATTACTTGCTGAGTATACTTTATAA
- a CDS encoding MBL fold metallo-hydrolase, which produces MKNVATLIAAGLLLVGCKDQGNEKDNMMNDTLAEKNAEMSEMPLQETMDLEIEPISHATAVFKWGDKTFYTDPVGGAEAFVDKDRPDFILITDIHGDHMNAETLKAIGLDSVTVIVPQAVKDKLPADLKAEYVIMDNGDSKEIMGFNIKAIPMYNLPQSKDAMHVKGRGNGYIIENNGKRLYISGDTEDIPEMRNLKNIDVALVSMNLPYTMPVDRAAKGVLAFKPKKVIPYHYRGKNGLSDVKEFKKLVNEGNSDIEVELMNWYPERSK; this is translated from the coding sequence ATGAAAAATGTAGCTACTCTAATTGCCGCAGGTTTATTGCTTGTTGGTTGTAAAGATCAAGGTAATGAAAAGGATAACATGATGAACGACACTCTTGCAGAGAAAAATGCAGAGATGAGTGAGATGCCTCTTCAGGAAACCATGGACCTAGAGATCGAACCTATTTCTCATGCCACAGCAGTTTTCAAATGGGGCGATAAGACCTTTTACACAGATCCCGTAGGTGGAGCAGAAGCTTTTGTTGATAAGGATAGACCTGATTTTATTTTGATCACAGACATTCATGGAGACCATATGAATGCTGAAACGCTGAAAGCCATTGGTTTGGACAGTGTAACCGTCATTGTACCACAGGCCGTAAAGGATAAATTACCTGCAGATCTGAAAGCTGAATATGTAATAATGGATAATGGAGACTCCAAAGAAATTATGGGTTTCAATATCAAGGCAATACCAATGTACAATTTACCTCAGTCTAAAGATGCTATGCATGTGAAAGGTCGTGGTAATGGATATATTATTGAGAATAATGGGAAGAGACTATATATTTCAGGTGATACGGAAGATATTCCGGAAATGAGAAACCTTAAGAATATCGATGTTGCATTAGTATCTATGAATCTACCTTATACCATGCCAGTAGATCGTGCGGCAAAAGGTGTGTTAGCCTTCAAACCAAAAAAAGTAATTCCATACCATTACCGTGGTAAAAATGGACTTTCTGATGTTAAAGAATTTAAGAAATTAGTAAACGAAGGAAATTCTGATATTGAAGTGGAACTAATGAACTGGTACCCGGAAAGATCGAAGTAG
- a CDS encoding alpha,alpha-trehalase codes for MNRYYDKFATPRPESYREDVKTAEIAMKANAMLKKEDVYRNLRAGAESGWDYSSRWLVKNKRNEFELSSIQTTSILPVDLNSLLYQLEKTISKAAKISGKKELSASYAKLAEKRQKAIANFFWDPEMEFFQDYNFRKQEFTGNLSLAAMYPLFFQIADEMQANKVAAKIQEDFLKPGGVVTTPYNTGQQWDAPNGWAPLQWISIQGLRNYKHLELSEEIKSRWLDVNSAVYDRTYKMTEKYNVMDLSKESGGGEYPTQDGFGWTNGVYKKLSSEE; via the coding sequence CTGAACCGCTATTATGATAAATTCGCAACTCCAAGACCAGAAAGTTATCGTGAAGATGTAAAAACTGCGGAAATTGCAATGAAAGCCAATGCAATGCTCAAGAAAGAGGATGTTTATCGTAATCTTAGAGCAGGGGCGGAGTCTGGTTGGGATTATTCAAGCAGATGGCTGGTCAAAAATAAGCGAAATGAATTTGAACTTTCGAGTATTCAAACCACTTCCATTCTTCCGGTTGATCTAAATTCGTTGCTTTACCAACTCGAAAAGACCATCTCTAAGGCAGCAAAAATTTCAGGCAAAAAAGAATTGTCGGCTAGTTATGCGAAGCTGGCAGAAAAACGACAAAAGGCAATCGCAAATTTTTTCTGGGATCCTGAAATGGAGTTCTTTCAGGATTACAATTTTCGAAAGCAGGAATTTACGGGAAACCTATCTCTGGCTGCAATGTACCCTTTATTTTTCCAGATCGCAGATGAAATGCAGGCTAACAAAGTAGCTGCAAAGATCCAAGAAGACTTCCTGAAACCGGGTGGAGTTGTAACCACGCCATATAATACCGGACAGCAATGGGATGCACCAAATGGATGGGCTCCATTGCAGTGGATCTCTATTCAGGGTCTAAGAAATTATAAGCATCTGGAACTTTCCGAAGAAATAAAGAGCAGATGGCTTGATGTAAATAGCGCAGTTTACGATCGAACCTACAAGATGACCGAGAAGTATAATGTTATGGATCTTTCCAAAGAAAGTGGAGGAGGGGAATATCCAACCCAGGATGGGTTTGGCTGGACTAACGGAGTTTATAAAAAATTATCTTCAGAAGAATAG
- a CDS encoding GNAT family N-acetyltransferase: MEILNWDKKYAEEFEKMNLHWLNEFFYVEPHDEEVLGKQEKYIIEPGGKIFFVRKDETIVACVALMKMEDDIYELTKMAVKPAFRGQKIGHFLIDHTIQFAKNSGWDKLIIYSSRKLENAIHLYRKYGFEEIPIEENNPYARGDIKMSLILS, translated from the coding sequence ATGGAGATACTCAACTGGGATAAAAAGTACGCGGAAGAATTTGAAAAAATGAATCTTCACTGGCTGAATGAATTCTTTTATGTGGAACCACATGATGAAGAGGTTTTAGGAAAACAAGAAAAATATATCATTGAGCCAGGCGGAAAGATCTTCTTTGTAAGAAAAGACGAAACTATCGTAGCCTGTGTAGCTTTAATGAAGATGGAAGATGATATTTACGAGCTCACGAAAATGGCGGTTAAACCAGCATTTCGAGGTCAGAAGATCGGACACTTTCTAATTGACCATACCATACAGTTTGCAAAAAATAGTGGCTGGGATAAATTGATCATTTACTCTAGTCGCAAACTGGAAAACGCCATCCATTTGTATCGTAAATATGGATTCGAAGAAATTCCTATTGAAGAAAATAATCCCTATGCCCGTGGTGATATTAAAATGTCATTAATCCTTTCATAA
- a CDS encoding DUF1622 domain-containing protein codes for MENISLYIEYAAKFIEVTGVVVILLGTIVALFKYLLAKQNKGVRSYKLLRQELGKAILLGLEILVAADIIATVVTKPTLYEVISLGIIVLIRTFLSLSIELEIEGRFPWQRKEKENRLDQEA; via the coding sequence ATGGAAAACATAAGTTTGTATATCGAGTATGCGGCAAAGTTTATAGAAGTAACCGGAGTTGTGGTAATACTTCTGGGAACGATCGTAGCATTATTCAAATATTTACTAGCCAAGCAAAATAAAGGAGTCAGATCTTACAAATTATTAAGACAGGAATTGGGAAAAGCTATTCTGCTCGGACTTGAAATCCTGGTTGCTGCGGATATTATAGCAACCGTAGTAACAAAACCAACGCTGTATGAGGTTATCTCATTAGGGATCATCGTCCTGATAAGAACATTTTTGAGTCTTTCCATTGAACTGGAGATTGAAGGTAGATTTCCATGGCAAAGGAAGGAAAAAGAGAACAGGCTGGATCAGGAAGCTTAA
- a CDS encoding NAD(P)-dependent alcohol dehydrogenase — MKNVKAYGAKSNDADLNMMEIERRDILANDVKIEIDYCGVCHSDIHQVRNDWGNSKYPVVPGHEIIGRVVEVGSDVKNFKQGDLVGVGCMVDSCQECKSCEDGLEQYCENGMTATYNGKDKHLGGHTFGGYSEMVVVREKFVLKVPENLDTKAVAPLLCAGITTWSPLRQWNVKKGDKVGVVGLGGLGHMGVKFAHALGAHVVMITTSPAKAEDAKSLGADEVLISKDEAEMKKHANSFDFILNTVPVGHDTNPYVALLKRDATMTLVGAIDEVDIHGGGLIMGRKRLAGSLIGGIKETQEMLDFCGEHNIVSDIEMIDMDFINTAFDRVVKSDVKYRFVIDMKSLKN; from the coding sequence ATGAAAAATGTAAAAGCTTACGGCGCAAAGTCGAATGATGCAGATCTTAATATGATGGAGATCGAACGCAGGGACATTCTTGCAAATGACGTGAAGATCGAAATCGATTATTGTGGAGTTTGTCATAGCGATATACACCAGGTTAGAAATGATTGGGGCAATAGTAAATATCCAGTGGTCCCAGGCCATGAAATTATTGGTCGCGTAGTAGAAGTTGGCTCAGACGTAAAAAACTTTAAGCAAGGTGATCTTGTTGGAGTTGGATGTATGGTGGACTCCTGCCAGGAGTGTAAATCTTGTGAAGATGGTCTTGAGCAATATTGCGAAAATGGAATGACCGCTACTTATAATGGTAAGGATAAGCATTTAGGTGGTCATACTTTCGGAGGATATTCTGAAATGGTGGTGGTACGAGAAAAATTTGTACTGAAGGTTCCTGAAAACCTGGATACAAAAGCCGTTGCACCATTATTATGTGCAGGAATTACGACATGGTCTCCACTTAGACAATGGAATGTAAAAAAAGGTGATAAAGTTGGAGTTGTTGGACTGGGAGGTCTGGGACATATGGGTGTTAAGTTTGCTCACGCATTGGGAGCTCACGTTGTGATGATCACTACCTCTCCTGCTAAAGCCGAAGATGCTAAATCCCTGGGTGCAGATGAAGTTTTGATCTCGAAGGACGAAGCAGAAATGAAGAAACATGCGAATTCATTCGATTTTATTCTGAATACTGTTCCTGTTGGACATGATACAAATCCTTATGTTGCCTTACTGAAAAGAGATGCGACAATGACTTTAGTGGGCGCGATCGATGAAGTAGATATTCATGGTGGCGGACTTATCATGGGTAGAAAAAGACTTGCAGGTTCATTAATTGGCGGAATCAAGGAAACGCAGGAAATGCTAGATTTCTGTGGAGAGCATAACATTGTTTCAGATATTGAAATGATCGATATGGACTTTATAAATACTGCTTTCGACAGAGTTGTAAAATCTGATGTTAAGTATAGATTTGTAATCGATATGAAATCATTAAAAAATTAA